TGGCATTTAACTGGGATATGACTTCTGCCGTTGCAATAAAAGTAAAAGGTGTGGTGATGACCTCATCTCCATCCCCGATTCCACATGCTTTCAGGGCAAGGAAAAGGGCGTCTGTTCCGTTGGCCACGCTCACAGCAAAAGGAACTTCATGGTACGCCGCTATCTCTTTCTCCAGTTCCAGTACATTGGGTCCCAGTATGAATTGCGAGCTATTCAGCACTTCGGCAATGGCCGCATCAATGTCGTCTTTGAGGATTTTATGCTGTCTTTGAAGATCTACCATTGGGATCATTGGATAATTCCCTGATCAGTTTTCATCTTTTCAATTATGCTCAGCGCCAGTTTCAGGGACTCTCTCCCATCCTCTCCTGAAACCAAAGGCGGCGTCCTTTTTATAACAGAATTAAGGAAAGATTTTATTTCCTCTTCCAGGGGATCATGTTTTGTTACTGTCACATCGTTCTGGACTATTTCTATCCGGCCGTCTGCGCTACTTCTTCTGCTGAGTGATATTAGTTCCCTCTTTCCGTAGTCGACAGAGTGATACCCCTCGAGTCCAAAAAATCTGATCTTCTGTAGTTTCTTAGCTGTTATCCTGCTGGCTGTGATATTTGCCACGCATCCATTTTGGAATGTTATCCTGACATTTGCTATGTCAACCTTGTTCGATAAAACAGATACGCCGACGGCCGCTACATCCAGCACCTCCGATTTTACAAACTGAAGAATAATGTCGAGATCGTGAATCATTAAATCAAGCACAACGTCTACATCAGTCCCCCGTTCCCCGAAGGGATGAAGA
This is a stretch of genomic DNA from Syntrophales bacterium. It encodes these proteins:
- a CDS encoding Gfo/Idh/MocA family oxidoreductase encodes the protein MKKIRVGVVGIGHLGNYHLQKYNKLPESEIVGVADIVEERARSAAKEYGCEALYDHRDLIGKVDAVSVAVPTVLHHKVAKDFLESGIDVLLEKPITETLEEADELISIANKNGVMLQIGFVERFNPAIVSLGTVIESPLFIESHRLHPFGERGTDVDVVLDLMIHDLDIILQFVKSEVLDVAAVGVSVLSNKVDIANVRITFQNGCVANITASRITAKKLQKIRFFGLEGYHSVDYGKRELISLSRRSSADGRIEIVQNDVTVTKHDPLEEEIKSFLNSVIKRTPPLVSGEDGRESLKLALSIIEKMKTDQGIIQ